The DNA segment CGTGGCTGGCGCAGTCCCGCAGCCAGCGCTCCGTGAACTCGCCCGCCGTGAGCTTCTGGAGCTGGACGTACATGCCCCTTGTCTAGTTCCGCCAGGAGCCCGCGGAGGACCCTCCAGGCGTCCTCTTCGTCCCCCTGACGGACACCCACTTCTGCCTCCGTTTCCCATCAGGGCCGCGAGGCAGCTCGACTACCACCGCCCACGTCGCCCTTCCATGCCGACGGAGTCCCTTCCTGTTGTGGCACGGAAACGCCACAGAATCGCGGATCGAGAGATGCGATCAGGCAGCCCACGCGCCCGAGAGGCCAGGACGCCATTACGTGGCCGTCGCGGCCGAACACCCACGCGCCGCCGAATGCACCCCCCTCCAGTTCAGGCGGGGCTAGGTAGTTCACCACCAGGGTGGTGGTGCCTGCCAGTGCCACCCGCTCCGCGTACTGGGGTAACTCCTCCGCGTCCCAGCGAGCCTGATCCTCCGAGCCATCGCCGAAACACCGGGCCATGGGGACCAGCAACCAGTCGGGGCGCAATGAGCGCACGCTGGCCACGAGGCTGTCGTCGAAAAGGTCCCCGCACAGCAGGAAAGCCACCGAGCCCAGGGCCGTCAGCGCGACCCCGACCCCCTCTCCGTGGCCGTAGACATCCGGAGAAGCCCGGGGTCCGTGCCAACCGGGTGTGATTCGACGGTAGTGGAGGACAATGTCTCCCCGAGGGTCGAACAGCAGGGCGGCGTCAAACAGGCGATCGCCAGCGCGCTCCAGCATCCCCACGGCCAGGTAGACGCCCAGTTCCCGCGCGGTGCCACCCAGCACGGTGGTTACGGGCCCCGGTATCTCCTGGCCTAGGGGTAGGTCGCGTGCCGGGTCATCCACGTTGAGGAGCCCCGTGGGAGCCGCTTCAGGGAAAAGCACCAACGCCGCTCCCTGGCGACGGGCCTCGCGGGCGAGGCCCACGATCCCCGTCAGATTGAGATGGGGGTCCCGCGTGACTTCGTTAACCGCCAAGGCAACCTTCAAGACCATCAGCCTCCCCGTACCATGGATCGGCAGGACCCGGGCCGAGCCGCAGTGCTTCCAGCCGCGGGCAGCCAGAGGCACCCACGCGCCCGCTGACCGGGATACAGTCGCCGAGCCCGGCACCGCTTCGCCGTATGAGGTTCCGCAATCGCCCAGGAGGGTAAGATCGACCATCAGGCAGGAAGAACTGACGTTACTACCGGCGACATCCACCCCGTAGCGGGCTTCCTCCTCGGACATGCCGTCGCACCCCCAGGGCGCGTTCCCCATCGCCGATGATATCCCGCTTCCCCGTGATGGCCACCACCGCTCCCCACCTGCGAGCAGGGTTCTGCGCCACCGCCACCGGGTCCTCCACTCCCACAATGCTTTCCACGCCGGAGCGTGGGCAGGTACGATCCCTGCACACCCAGGGAATGCCGGCACTGCGCCCCAACCCGGCACGGCGAGGAAATCCAGCCAAGCTTAAAATCTATCGTCGGGAGGCATCTTGACACCGCCGGTGAGCCCGTATAGTTTTGTATAAGCGGGTGATGGAGCTCACCCTTAAATGCGCAGCGCGCTGATGGCTCCTACCAGATCCGACGAGGAGGTGGGAGCCTTTGCCATTCGATGATGAGGATCGGGGACCGACCCTTTTGAAATACAGCGGAAACGTAGTGAACCCCGACCGGGAGGAACCCACGCAAAGTCCTGATGACCCCTACCTGATCGCCTTGACAGAGGCGTTGTGGCACCCGGAACCGCAAACGCGGCAGGTTGTCGCCTGGATCCTGGGGCAAAAGAAGGCCGTCCAGGCGGTGTCGGCCCTGAAGATGGCCATCGCCCACTTCCGTGACAGCGATCCCTACTTCGTGGCGACCGCGGCCAGAGCACTCGGTGCCATCGGTGACCCGGAGGCTATCCCCCTTCTAGCCGAACTACTCGACGGCTCCTATCTAGCGGTCAGGCTGGCAGCCGTGCAGGCACTTGCAGACATCGGTAGCCCGCCCGCGCTGGAGGCGCTTTACCGTGCCCGAGCCGACCCCAGCCCCACGGTTCGCCAGGCCCTTGACCGCATCCCGGGCGTGCCCCCGCCCGACCGGACGGCCGGGGGACCCGGCTCAGACCCCGGGACGAACGGGCAGTGACAATTCCAATCGAGCGAGGTGGCAACGTTGCAAGCGACCTGGTTTTCGGCAGCAAGCTGGATGTGGCTCGCACTCCTGGCCGGAGTGCTCGCACGCCTCTCGGGTGTTTCGGTATCCCTGGTGGAAATCGGAGTCGGCGTCTTCGCCGGTAACTTCCTCGGCCTCACTCCCCCTCACTGGATGGATTTCCTGGCAGGGTTCGGCAGCATAATGCTCACCTTCCTGGCGGGCGCCGAGGTCGACCCCGCGGTATTGCGGAGCAAAGCTAAAGAGAGCATCTCCATAGGTGTGGCTTCCTTCCTGGCTCCCTTCCTGGGAGCGATGGCCTACGCTCGCTACGTGGCAGGCTGGGATGTACGAGCCGCCCAGATCGCTGGTATTGCGCTCTCCACCACCTCGGTGGCCGTGGTGTATGCCGTCATGGTAGAGACCGGACTGAACCGGACCGAGATCGGGAAGCTCATACTGGCCGCGTGCTTCGTGACCGACCTGGGCACGGTGCTGGCCCTGGGTGTATTGTTTGCCCACTCAGGCTGGGGATTGCTTGGTTTCGCAGTTGTTACGGCCATCTCACTGCTACTGGCCAGCCACCTCTTCCCCAGGGCATTCCGCTACTTCCGTGACCACATCGCCCAACTCGAGGGGAAGGTGGTAACAGCCACCCTGTTCACCCTCGGCGGGCTGGCGCTGGCGGCGGGCAGCGAGGCAGTACTGCCCGCCTACCTGCTGGGCCTGGCCATGGCAACCACCCTGTCTGATCGAGCCGACGTCCTGCACAGGCTGCGGAGCACGGCGTTCCTGCTCCTGACACCCTTCTACTTTATGAAGGCCGGCCTGTACGTGTCTCTGCCAGCCCTGGCTGCCAGCCTGGCCACGATCATGGTCTTCCTGGCCGTAAAGGTCAGCTGTAAGTTCGTCGGCGTCTGGCCCCTTATTTCGCTGTTCAGATTCGAACGCCGGGAGGGAACTTACACCACGTTGCTCATGTCCACGGGGTTGACCTTCGGGACAATATCCTCGCTGTACGGCCTGCAGCACGGCATCATCGACGAGTTGCAGTACACCGTGCTGGTTACCGTGGTCATGCTGAGCGCAGTGGTACCCACGCTCATAGCCCAAGCCTTCTTCCGCCCCCGGTCGCCCGAGCTTCCGCCCCTACCTGAGGAAACTGAAAACCAGATGGTGGCATGGGACACCCCCACGCAGGTGTAGCGGCCAGGGTAGAGGAAGCAAGGAACAGTGGACCCGGACCAGTTGGGGGCGGTGAGCGGCCCGATCCTGGTCTCAGCCCTCCTCCACTTCCGCAAGGGCTACCGCCCGGCCGGCGAACGCTAGCCAGGGGCGCCGACTAACCTGATAGACGTGGAGGTGTCCTTTATGGCGCAAGGGCACAAGGAGATCAAGGTGCGCGTATCAGGCGTGCTCGTTCGCGATGGCCGGATACTCACCATGCTTCACCGCAGGCAGGGCCGCCAGTACCACGTCCTCCCCGGAGGAGGACTGGAGCTGCAGGAGAGCATACCAGACTGCCTGAGAAGGGAGTTCAGGGAGGAGACCACGTTGCAGGTGAAGCCGGGGAGGCTACTGGCGGTGATCGAGACCATCCCGGCCCGGATAACGACGCACTGGCGAGATAACCGGCACGTCGTCGAGCTGGTCTACTGGATTGACGAGGCATCGGGCTACGCCCGCGAAGTGGCCGCGCTCAGCGTGCCTGCGTGGGTGGAAATCGCAGAACTCCTGTCCCTTCACCTGTACCCGCGGGTTAACGAGTGGCTGGCACGCGGGCTGAGCGAGGGTTTTGGCCCGGACCCGGCCCACTTTGTCTTTCCGGTTGAGCCGGTGGGCACGAAGGACCCGCTGAGCTTCTGGCCTGACGACCAGCAGATGTGACCGGCTGTCTTGGTCGGACTCGCGCAGGATGTGCGACACCCTCCCCCCAGGACAGCTACTTGCTGTTCTCCTGGCAGGCTCTCGTACCACTGCGCTACTTCCTCGATGACCTCCAGTTCCAGGTCAAATGCCACATTGGCCTCCATCCGCATCCTCCATCGCTTAATCACCGGGAACCGCGGTTCGGCCAACCACGTTCAAGCACCCCGGTGGCCCCGGCCAGCCAACTTCGTGCGGCCCGGGACCATTACACCACCCACCCTGTCAAGCAGACCCGAGAAGAGCTCTACGGCATCAAGGTATGCTGTCTGCTCGGGCCCCTTGGGTTCGTGGGCAAAGCGGTAGTCGGATTTACGGAAGTACTCGGCCAAGCTTGCCTCCAGGGCACTGAGCCTTCGCAAGAAGTCATTCAGGAGGAAGCTCGCCACAGGGGGCTCCGCCAGGAGGCAGACACGCACCAGATGGTCCCAGCAAAGCCCGTCAGACCGTGTGTAGTCGTCCCTACCTGCCTCTTGTTCCAGGAACTGGACGAGGTGTCTCGCGCCTAGCTCAGCCCGCCTCACCGACGCGACGCAGACAGGGCACGGTTCCTTGCGCTCGAGCACCCGCATCACCACTGCCTGCCAGCGGCGGGCCCTCCAGCGCACGGGCGAACCGGCCCCCGTGCTTACCGCCAGAGCCCTCCTGACCCTCTCCTTAGCCTCACGCACCAGCACGTCGTAGGTGGCAGCCAGCCTCTGGCCCGCCAGTTGTGCCATCCGCCACGCGTGCACGCGGCAGAAGCCGCCGCGGTTCAACACCTCGAGCGTGGCAGCAGAGTAGTAGTTCTCGAGGATGAACCAGGTGCAGTAGGTTTGTTCCGCCAAGTGCTCGAGTCTGCACAGGGCACATCCGGGCAGCCGCAGGGCCTCTCTTAACTCCGCTTCCACAAGGGACACTAGAACTCCGCTTCCACGATCGACGCCGCAGCGTTCAACTCCCGTATGGCGCGCAAGACGCATGGTCATTCACCGGACGAACAGGGGACCGAAGACCAGCGCGACGATGGACATCAGCTTGATAAGGATGTTCATGGAAGGGCCTGCCGTATCCTTGAACGGGTCGCCCACCGTGTCGCCCACCACCGCAGCCTTGTGGGCCGGCGAACCCTTGCCGCCCAGCGCCCCTCCCTCGATGTACTTCTTGGCGTTGTCCCACGCGGCCCCCGCGTTGGCCATGGTCACAGCCAGGAGGAACCCCGATGCCAGAGCTCCCGCAAGAAGTCCCGCCAGCGCCTCCGTACCCAGGACCACGCCTACGGCTATCGGACTGACCACCGCCAGGACGGCCGGTCCAACCATCTGGTGAATGGCCGCTCGTGTGCTTATGTCCACGCACCGAGCGTAATCGGCACGCACAGTCCCCTCCATCAGGCCCGGGACTTCGCGGAACTGATGCCTCACCTCTTCCACCATATGGAGCGCAGCCCTACCCACTGCGTCCAGAGCCATGGATCCAAACAGGAACGGTAAGACTGCACCCAGGAACAGCCCGATCAGGGTTGTATGCTTGCCGAGGTCGATCCCTGCCAGACCCACTGCCTTGCCGTATGCGGAGAAAAGGGCCAGGGCAGTCAAAGCAGCAGAGCCGATCGCGAACCCCTTGCCGATGGCCGCCGTGGTGTTGCCCAGAGCATCGAGCCGGTCGGTGATGCGACGCACTTCTTCCCCCAACCCGGACATCTCGGCGATGCCTCCCGCGTTGTCGGCAACCGGCCCGTAGGCGTCCACGGACATTACCATGCCAATGGTGGCCAGCATCCCCACACCGGCCAGGGCAATCCCGTACAGCCCTCCCAGGGCGAAAGAAACGTAAATCGCAGCCGCGACGAAGAGTACGGGCACGGCTGTGCTCCGCATCCCCAGAGCCAGCCCCGAGAGGAGATCGGTAGCGGCCCCGGTAGTGCACGAAGTCGCCAGGGCTCTGACGGGGGGGCCCGAGGTGTAATACTCGCTCACCAGGCCAATGGCGATCCCGGTGGCGAGCCCTGAGACGATAGCCCCCACAAGGCGCACGTCGCCGGTGAAGAAAGCGGTCAGCGCGCAGGCCGCCACTGCAAACAACCCGGCTGAAACGTAGGTGCCCCACCGCAGGGCGGACTGCGGATCGGAACTCCCCACCCAACGAACATACAGTACTCCCGCCACCGAAGCCAGGGTCCCTGCCGCGATCAGAGACAGCGGAAGCAACACGAACCCGCTTCCCAGACTCACTCCCAGGACCATGGCCGCAACAACCGACCCGACGTAGGACTCGAACAGGTCGGCTCCCATCCCGGCCACGTCCCCCACGTTGTCCCCCACGTTATCGGCTATCACCGCGGGGTTGCGCGGGTCATCTTCCGGGATGCCCGCTTCGAGCTTTCCCACCAGGTCCGCACCCACGTCCGCTGACTTGGTGTAGATGCCCCCTCCCACCCGCGCAAACAGGGCAAGGGAACTGGCCCCGAACGAAAACCCCGTCACTACTTGCGGCACGCGGAAGATGGCTAACACCACCGAAAGCCCCAACAGGCCCAACCCCGCGACGGCCAGGCCCATGACCGCACCCCCGGAAAAGGCCACGCGCAACGCCTGAGATTGACCACGCCTCGCTGCTTCTGCCGTGCGGGCATTCGCATGGGTGGCCGCGCTCATCCCGACCCAGCCAGCCAGGGCAGAACACAGCGCACCCAAAAGATAGGCCAAGCCAGTCTGCCAGGACATCACCGCCGCGAGGACGACCGTGACCGCGAGCACAAAGACAGTTACCGTCCCGTACTCACGCCTCAGGAACGCGGCTGCTCCTTCGTGGATGGCCTGAGAGATTTCCCGCATCTTCTCCGTACCGGTTGGTAGTCTCGATATGGTCCGCCACGTCATGGCAGCTATCCCTGTAGCCACTAACCCCACGCCGATGCACCATGCTTCCCAGCTCAATTTCCACCCTCCTTAACGCAAAAGGCTCCTGGCGCATTCGCCAGGAGCCATCAGTTGCCGCAGCAACGCAAGGCGGGCTCCATCGCCTATTCCGTTCATACGATTAATTTCTCCGGCAAGAGGTTCTTTCCCTTCCTGCACAGGACGCGGCGCTCAGGGGATCGGGTTCCAGCGGCAAACGCCTACTGGTGGCCGTTGCCCACGCCCAGCTCCCTCTCCCCGTCGGCAACAATATCCCGCTTGCCATTCGCGACGCCATGACTTCCTCCCCCCGAGCCGTCTTCGAGCGAGACGCCGTATTCGCTTACCCCCATTCGACCCGCGTCTTCAGTCACTACCAACCATGAGAGTGCCCCGGGAATGCTGCCCGGCGGCATCTTGATACCCGGGAGGAGGAAGTTGCCCGCCGGCCGGGGAACATGCGCAATCGGTGGTTTGCATGTACTTTACCACCCACGCCTTGGTGGGTGCTGCGCTGGGAGCCAGAATGGGGTCACCGGCAGCGGCGGTGGCCGCAGGGCTGCTCTCTCACGCGATCCTGGACGCGGTGCCGCACCACGATGCAGCCGGCCCCCGGGATGCTCTGGTGGACGTCGCCCTGGGTTTGGTAGGCCTGTTCTTGCTCCGCCGCCACATGGGGCCTCTGGCGTGGTGGGGTGCGCTGGCTGCCACCCTCCCCGACGTGGAGGTCGTGCTGCGCTACTACGGGGTCCTGCACCCGTCTCCCTGGGGGTTCCCGAGCCATAACTGGGCTTTCCTGCATCACCGCTCGCCCCCGCCCGGGGGCGTCCTTGTGCAGGCGCCCTTTTTGCTCCTGGCCTTGCTTTCCCTCGTGAGCCGGGCCCAACGGTGTTCACCAGGATGCCGTATTTGGCGCACTCGCACGCCAGGGCGCGGGTGAGGATCATGACCCCACCCGGCACATGCCGCAGCCGGGCCTGCATGCAGCGCCCAGGCCAGCGCTTCTGGATCCGCCCCCAGGGCACGAGATAGGCCAGCCAGAAGGTGCAGCGTGAGCTGACGTGGTGCAGCAAGAATCGGCACCCCCTGGTGAACGGACGATCTATTGCAAGGGAAAGCCCGATCGGATACAATGCTGGGCGGCCAACGCAGTTCGAGAGGATTTCTCGGGGGAGGATCGCTCGAAACGCGGTCCTCCCCTTCGTTCTGAGAGGGCCAATTTGAACGAGGAGGTCAAGAGATGACAACCCTGTACGTCGGCAACCTGAGCTGGGGAACCACGGAGCAGGACCTGCGGGAGGCGTTTGCCGCCTTCGGCGAGGTGCTGGGATGCCGGGTGGTAACCGACCGGGAAACCGGGCGCTCGCGGGGCTTCGGCTTCGTCGAGGTCAACAGCGAGGACGCCTCGCGCTTCATCGACGCGCTCAATGGCGCCGAACTCGACGGCAGAGCCATCGTGGTCAATGAAGCCCGGCCGCGGCGAGAACACGATACCGGCGGCCACAGGCGCAGATACTGAGCCGCACGGAACGGCACCCGACCCTGACCCGAAAGCGAACCATAGACCCTGGTCAGAAGTGCGTCCATCCGCGTGCGCTGAGAGGGACTTCCCCGCCGCCGGAGAGCACCAGCCTGCAACCTGCGCCGGCTTCCGTGATTTCGCCTATCACGGAAACGGGGGTGCCAGTCGCTCCCAGTACCGCCGCACGAATCACCTCGACCCCATGGGGCGGCACGCAAAACAGTAACTCGTAGTCCTCGCCGCCGCCCAGGGCCCAATCCAGGGGATCTAGCCCAACCGCTTGTGCCAAGCGGCGGGTGGGGGCATCGATGGGGATCGTGTCAGCCCAAAGGCGAGCCCCCACGCCGCTGGCATCGCAGATGTGCCTTAGGTCGGCGGCCAGCCCGTCGCTCACGTCGATCATGGCTGTGGCCTGCCCGGTTGCGGCGATGGCATGCGCTTCGTGCAGGCGCGGCGTGGGAGTCTGATGGGCAGCCAGGACGCTATCCCTGTCCCGCTCGTCCACTCCCAGCGACGGATCCAAGAGCAGTGCGAGGCCGGCCGCAGACGCTCCCAGCCGGCCGGTGACCATGATGCGGTCACCGGGGCGCGCACCGTTTCGGCGCAAGAGCCGGGTGGGGGTCACCTCGCCCAGCAGGGTCAGATCGACCATCAGGCAGGCGGACCTGCTCATGTTGCCACCGATGACGTCCGCCCCGAAACGGGTCGCTTCGTCGCATATACCGTCGTAGAGGGCTTCCAGGAAGAAAACGGGGGTGTCAGCCGGGAGTGCGAGCGAGACGAGAAAGTGGGTGGGCCTCCCCGCCACTGCCGCGACGTCGCTCAGGTTGATGGCAGCCACCTTGCGGCCCAGGCGATAGGGATCGCACCTGTCCGGCAGGAAGTGGACGCCGGCCACCTGCACATCACACGTGGCCAGCAGGTAGCGATCGGGCGCGACCGCGATCACGGCCACGTCGTCTCCGATTCCCACCACCACGTCGGGGTTGGGAGGCCTCAGGCGACGTGCCAGCCGCTCGATGAGGGGAAACTCGCCCAGGTCGGCAACTCGCAGGATGGGGCCCGAGTCCCGGGATGGCACGATCTCCGCGATGTCCGGCGACTTGTGGGATTGGTCTGGCCGACCCCTACCCCGCGACCTACGGGACGGCATGGTCCGACCCCTGCCCGGCGAGTACCACCACACGGGCGCCGTTCTCCAGTTGCTCGGGTGTCATGTTGTACAGTGCGTCGAACAGGGCCGCCTTGAAGGAAGCGGGACCACGCGCGTGCGGGGCGGCCATCTCGGCAGCGAGCCCGAAGCAGGCCAGCCCGGCGGCCGAGGCAATCAGGTGGTCGGGCTCTACCGCGGCAAATGCTGCCACCATGGTGGTCGACATACATCCGGTACCTGTGAGCGTGGTCAGCCACTGGTGCCCGTTGTCAACGCCCAGCACGCGCTCGCCATCTGCCACGATGTCACGCTTGCCGGTAATGGCCACGACTGCACCCCACCGACGCCCCGAATTCTGCGCCACCGCGATCGGGTCCCGGACGCCTTCCACGCTCTCCACGCCCCTTACTACCCCCCCCGCACCGGACAGGCTACCGACTTCACCGGAGTTGCCCCGCACGATAGACACACGGATCTCGCTCAACAGGCGCAGATTCGTCTCCGTGCGGTAGGGGGTCGCCCCGGCCCCCACGGGGTCGAGCACGACGGGGATGCCGCGTTCGTTGGCCCGCCGGCCGGCCAGCACCATGGCTTCCACCCAGTCAGGCTCCAGCGTGCCGGGATTCAACACCAGCGCGCCCGCCAGCGCAACCATGTCCGCCACCTCTTCCCTGGCGTGAGCCATGACGGGCAGTGCCCCCACGTGCAGGGTGACGTTGGCCGTGTCGTTCATCACCACCAGGTTGGTGATATGGTGGACGAGGGGCTTTCGCGAACGAATGCGCTCCAGTGCCTCGGCAAATCGTCTCCGGAGATCCTGCTCCTTCATCTCTTCGACTCCTTTCCTGCGCTCACGATGGCGCGCAACTCGCGCGCGGCCGCAGTGACATCCGGGGCGGCCATGATGGCCGAAACCACGGCTATACCCGCCACCCCGCAGGCCATTACGCCGGAGGCATTGTCCGCATTTATCCCCCCGATGGCCACCACGGGGATGCTGACCGACGCCACCAGCCTGCGCAACCCGTCCAGCCCGAGAGGCGGCCCGGTATCGGTCTTGGTCGGGGTAGCGAACACCGCGTTACAACCCAGGTAGTCAGCCCCGTCGGCCTGGGCCTGACGGGCCTGGGCCTCGTTGGCCGCCGTCACCCCCAGGATCTTATCGGGCCCGAGCAACCGGCGGGCCAGCGCAGCGGGCATGTCGTCCTGACCGACATGGACGCCATCGGCATCCGCCGCCAGAGCAACATCAAGCCGGTCGTTGACGATGAAGATGACGCCCGCCTCCCGGGTGATGGCCCGCAGGGCCTGCGCCAGTGCGACGTAGTCGCGGGTGGTGACGTCTTTCTCCCGTAGTTGGATGGCGGTGACACCACCGGCGATGGCGGCCCGGACGACCTCCTCAAGGGGCCGTCCCCGGGCCAGCTGACGATCGGTGACCAGGTACAGCGAGAGATCGAAGTGCTTGCGATTCATCGGGACTCATCCTTTCGGCGGTGCGGGGACAACCGGCGGTGCCGGGAAGCCTGGCGGTCAGGGACCATCCTGCTCAGTGCCAGATGGGCGACGGCGGAAACCAGGAAAGAGGGTAGGGAAGCACCCACGCCGGGCAGGTACGTTACCAGCAGGCGATAGGCGGCAAATCCTAGCGCCCACGCCGCCAGGGCCCGGGCGTTGACGCCCTGCCCGTACCAGTATGCACCGCCGGGGCGATACATCTCGGCCGTCTCGTAGCCCCGGCGCAACGCGAAATAGTCGGCTGCGAGCACACCAAACAGGGGGACGAAAAGGGATCCGATCAGGAACAGGAATCCTTCGTACGCTGCGGTGGGAACGCCGGTGGAGATCCACCACGCCACCAGGAAACACGTGCCACCGGTGAGCACCGCGAGCACCCACTGAGGCGTGCGGCTGAGTACGTTTTGAGCGGAAACCGCCGTCGAGTAAATGTTCGCGAAGGCGTTGTCCGTCTCATCCACCAGGATGAGCACCAGGGCCAGCCAGCCTCCTGCCAGGCTGAGGATGGCCGGGATGAGTTCCTGGGTCCCCAGGGCAAGCACGAACAGTGCACCCAGGGCGTAGAACCACACGTTGGCCACAAAGTAACCCAGGTACGTGCCCCAGAAGGCTTGTCGATCATCCCGGGCGAACCGGTTGTAATCGGCCACAAGTGGCATCCACGACACGGGCATGGCCACGACCAGGTCCACGGCAGCCCAAAACGTCAGGCCCCCCGTGCCGGGGCGTGCGAACAGGGCACCCATGTCGTGGTGGGTGAACAGGTAGACGGTAAGGTAGATGGTGCTGAGATACACCAGCCATACCGCGAATTTCTCTATCCACTGGCGGACCACTGCCAGCGGCCCGCTCACCGCCAGCGCGGTACAGATGGCGGTGAAAAACAGGGCCCAGGCCATGAAGCTGGAGGCGCCGAACACCTGGCGGGCGATGCCGTGTGCGGCCTGGGCCATGATGAAGATCTCGAAGGCACCCCATCCCACCAGCTGGAGCACGTTCAGGAGCGTGGGCAGGTACGAGCCCCGCATGCCCAGGGCCGGCCGGAACAGTACCATCGTGGGGACACCGGTCCGGCTGCCCATGAATCCGACCAGCGCCAGCAGGGCATTACCGATCAGGGTACCGATGATGATGGCGAGCAGCGCCTGCACCAGGCCCAGGGCAGGGACGAGCAGGGTACCGGCCAGCAAGACCAGAAGCCCCACCCCCAGGCTGGACCAGAGCGCAAAGTAATCCAGGAACCCCAGCACCCGGTGGGTGCCCGGGACGGGTTCGATGCCCCATTGCGGCGGCGCCTGGATACGCGGCAGGCCGGTCGACCCCGGCCTTTTTCGCAACTCCATCGATTCGCCTCCCCCCGAAACCCGTCTTCGCCGCCGGACGGCGCGGAGCGCCCTGTTACTAACGTAAGAGCCACCCGACCGGGGTGGCCCTGTGATGCGCTGTAGGTCTCGTTCCCTACGCTGGCATTACCCAGGTCAGGTTCCACGGGTCGAGGGCATCACCAGCCCTCCTCTCAGCCCGGTTAAACCGAGCTCCCCGAGACGCCTATTCGCTTACCCACATTCTATTGCATCCGCCTCTCCTGTCAATACCACCAGAACGTCAAGCCCAGCCGGTCCAGGGTGGCGGGAAGGGGGCGTCCGGTTTCGGGGTCCCAGCCCCGCATGGCATAGTACGTGCGCACCGCCTCGCGGAAAGCAGAACCATCGATGCCGGGATGCCCGCCTGCCGCACCCTCGACGAACCTGGCGGGCAACCGGTCGTCGGCCGCGCCCATGCCTTCCCGGTAGTTGAACAGGCGCGCCATCACGTTGGCCCTCTCGCCCGCCTGCATGAGTTCGTACAGGCTGGTCTCCCAGCCCGTGGCATAGCGCACCGAATCCACCACCATGCCCACGGGCAGCAGGCTGCGCGGCGCCACACAGAAGAAGCAGATCCCCAGCGCCTTGAGGGTGTCCCACCAGATTTCCAGAGTGGCGAAATGCCGCACCTTGGCCGGACCCAGGTCGCGGGCATCCACCGGGTCAAGCAGGCCGAAAGGAGCTATCCGCTCGAGGGGATAGGCGCCCCGCTTGAGGAACATGGTGTCGTGAGCGGCGACCATGTGATCCGCCCCGTGGGCGGCCAGGGCGTACCCGAGACCCACGCTCACCTTCCCCCGGGGATCGTGCATGGCCGCCTCCAGCCCTTTGACTTGCACGGCCAGGGAGGGCGCCGGCCCGCCTATCTTCTCGGCCAGTCTCTTTGCCCCCTCCGCCAGGTCCGCCCCGAACCCTTCCCGCCGGGCGATGAGCCCCACCAGGTCCCGGACCGGCACCCGACCGAAGCGCAGCTCCAGGCCCCCCGTGTCGTCCCGGGTAAGCAACCCCCTTTCGAAACACTCGGTGACGAAGGCCAGGGTTACTCCCGTCGAAATGGTGTCCAAGCCCAGATCATTGCACAAGCGGTTCACTTCCAGGATGGACGCCAGGTCGCTGCTGCCCAGGTTGGAACCGAAGGCGGCAATGGTCTCGTACTCGGGCCCTCCTACCTCGATCCCGTCCAGCCGCACGGTGCGCTTGCACCGCACCGGACAGGCGTAGCATCCCCACCTGTCCACCACAAACTGCTTCTCATACGTCTCCCCGGCCAGGGACTCCCATCCTTCGAAACTGCCTCCGGAGAAGTTGCGGGTGGGCAACATGCCCGTGGCGTTGAGGCCACCCAGCAGGCC comes from the Bacillota bacterium genome and includes:
- a CDS encoding hydroxyethylthiazole kinase, which produces MCRDRTCPRSGVESIVGVEDPVAVAQNPARRWGAVVAITGKRDIIGDGERALGVRRHVRGGSPLRGGCRR
- a CDS encoding HEAT repeat domain-containing protein, which translates into the protein MPFDDEDRGPTLLKYSGNVVNPDREEPTQSPDDPYLIALTEALWHPEPQTRQVVAWILGQKKAVQAVSALKMAIAHFRDSDPYFVATAARALGAIGDPEAIPLLAELLDGSYLAVRLAAVQALADIGSPPALEALYRARADPSPTVRQALDRIPGVPPPDRTAGGPGSDPGTNGQ
- a CDS encoding carbon-nitrogen hydrolase family protein; amino-acid sequence: MSEEEARYGVDVAGSNVSSSCLMVDLTLLGDCGTSYGEAVPGSATVSRSAGAWVPLAARGWKHCGSARVLPIHGTGRLMVLKVALAVNEVTRDPHLNLTGIVGLAREARRQGAALVLFPEAAPTGLLNVDDPARDLPLGQEIPGPVTTVLGGTARELGVYLAVGMLERAGDRLFDAALLFDPRGDIVLHYRRITPGWHGPRASPDVYGHGEGVGVALTALGSVAFLLCGDLFDDSLVASVRSLRPDWLLVPMARCFGDGSEDQARWDAEELPQYAERVALAGTTTLVVNYLAPPELEGGAFGGAWVFGRDGHVMASWPLGRVGCLIASLDPRFCGVSVPQQEGTPSAWKGDVGGGSRAASRP
- a CDS encoding DUF6062 family protein: MSLVEAELREALRLPGCALCRLEHLAEQTYCTWFILENYYSAATLEVLNRGGFCRVHAWRMAQLAGQRLAATYDVLVREAKERVRRALAVSTGAGSPVRWRARRWQAVVMRVLERKEPCPVCVASVRRAELGARHLVQFLEQEAGRDDYTRSDGLCWDHLVRVCLLAEPPVASFLLNDFLRRLSALEASLAEYFRKSDYRFAHEPKGPEQTAYLDAVELFSGLLDRVGGVMVPGRTKLAGRGHRGA
- a CDS encoding cation:proton antiporter; protein product: MQATWFSAASWMWLALLAGVLARLSGVSVSLVEIGVGVFAGNFLGLTPPHWMDFLAGFGSIMLTFLAGAEVDPAVLRSKAKESISIGVASFLAPFLGAMAYARYVAGWDVRAAQIAGIALSTTSVAVVYAVMVETGLNRTEIGKLILAACFVTDLGTVLALGVLFAHSGWGLLGFAVVTAISLLLASHLFPRAFRYFRDHIAQLEGKVVTATLFTLGGLALAAGSEAVLPAYLLGLAMATTLSDRADVLHRLRSTAFLLLTPFYFMKAGLYVSLPALAASLATIMVFLAVKVSCKFVGVWPLISLFRFERREGTYTTLLMSTGLTFGTISSLYGLQHGIIDELQYTVLVTVVMLSAVVPTLIAQAFFRPRSPELPPLPEETENQMVAWDTPTQV
- a CDS encoding NUDIX domain-containing protein, encoding MAQGHKEIKVRVSGVLVRDGRILTMLHRRQGRQYHVLPGGGLELQESIPDCLRREFREETTLQVKPGRLLAVIETIPARITTHWRDNRHVVELVYWIDEASGYAREVAALSVPAWVEIAELLSLHLYPRVNEWLARGLSEGFGPDPAHFVFPVEPVGTKDPLSFWPDDQQM